GGAATACAAAATCACAAACGATCAGTCTGAGCAATCGGAAAAACAGGATGATAAGCAAGGCTCCCTGACCGAAAAAATACAGCAGCTTGGCCAAACAAACATTCCTCAAATGTCACAGGAAACAAATATCCACTGCCTGACGATTGTGGGTCAAATCGAGGGTCACATCCAGCTCCCTCCTCAAAATAAAACGACGAAATACGAGCACGTTATTCCGCAAATCGTTGCCATTGAACAAAATCCAAAGATTGAAGGCCTTCTCGTGATTTTGAATACGGTAGGAGGAGATGTGGAAGCGGGTCTTGCGATCGCTGAAATGCTAGGATCCCTTTCAAAACCTACAGTATCCATTGTCTTAGGGGGAGGTCATTCGATTGGCGTACCAATCGCGGTATCCTGCACCCATTCGTTTATTGCTGAAACGGCAACGATGACGATTCATCCCGTTCGTCTAACGGGTCTTGTGATCGGCGTTCCCCAAACATTCGAATACCTGGATAAAATGCAAGACCGCGTTGTAAATTTCGTGACGAAGCATTCCAACATTTCTGAAGAAAAATTTAAAGAGCTTATGTTTTCAAAGGGCAACCTGACACGGGACATCGGTACGAATGTGGTAGGTACGGACGCTGTAGAGTATGGACTGATTGATGATGTGGGCGGAGTGGGCTTAGCCATAAAAAAGCTGAATGAGCTGATTGAACAAACGAAAGGGCATGATCAAGAGGAGCAGGTGCTGCAATGATTCTGTATACGATGATGCCCCATGAGCTTGTTTTTGCAGAAAGCGGAAATGGCGCTTTAGAGGAAAAAATGGCTATTGTCAACGGAGTCGAGATGATAGTCAGGCCATGTGAAGATCATTCTTTTGAAGTTGTCCGGCTGCTTAGCAGCAACCCGAATCATTACTTGAAAAGTGAGTGCATGCCAGGACAAAAAATCAGTTCTGCCATGGTGGTATTCTAGTCTGAAACAGACCATTCTATGATATACTGAAGCTAATCAAAATGGGCAGCCCTCTTGAAGGCTGCTTTCTTCGTTGGGTCTGAACCAACAATTAATCCGGTTTGGGATTGTACTCTGAGCCAAGTAGTTTGATTTTTTTTGTTTGCGGATACAAAAATCTGCAAACCCAATTTTAGAGATGATTACAGGTGATCGAATGGCAAAAAAGAAACGGCGTCAGCAAAAGAAAAGTTCCGGCAGACCAGTTTTTAAGTATGAGCTTGCCGGTTTAGGAATGACAGCAGCATCTATTATTGCAATGGCCAGGCTGGGGATTGCAGGAATGGCCATTGTCCAGTTTTTCAGGTTTTTTGCCGGAGAGTGGCATATCCTCTTTCTGATTGGACTTGGAGCAGCAGGAATTTATGTTTTTTGGTACAAGAAAAGGCCGCCATTTTCATCAAGAAGAATGATCGGCATATACTTAATTACTGCAGCGCTTCTGCTGCTAACCCACATATCCTTATTCGAAGCCGTGCTTGCACGCGGAGAAGCAGGCTCCTCCAGTGTGATCAGAAATACGTGGGAGCTTTATGCAATGGAGCTCAAAGGCGAAAGTATAACACGGGATTTGGGAGGAGGAATGATTGGAGCTCTGCTGTTTGCAGCATCCTATTTCCTCTTTGCGGCAGCTGGTTCCAAATTGATTGCAGCGGGTATGATTGTGGCTGGTATTCTTCTTATTACAGACAAGTCTCTTCAGGAAACTTTGTTTAAATTGTTTGGGCCCGTCTTTACATTCTTCAAAAAGCAATTCGCGGCCTTTATCAAAGATATGCGCCAGCTTCCTAAGTCCTTTAAAAAGAAAAAGAGAAAATCCTCTGTGCCTGCAGAAAAGAAGACTCGCAGGTCAAAAGAAGATACGGATGAGCCGGAAATTGAAGTCTTTGAACCGATAAGCAGGTACGATGAGGATTCAGAACCTATTATTTCAAGCTTTGCAGATCGTGTTGAAAGGGAAGAGACAGCCCCTGAACCTCCTCCTGAAGCTGCCTTCGAGAAAGGTACAGGTGTGGATCCTGAACCGGTGCCGGGAATTCAAATCAGCTTTTCGGAAGTCGAAAACAAAGATTACAAGCTGCCTCCTGTCTCATTGTTAAAACAGCCTCAGCACAATGGACAGCAGACTGACAAAAAGAACATTTATGAAAATGCCAGAAAACTTGAAAGAACTTTTCAAAGCTTTGGAGTCAAAGCGAAGGTTACCCAGGTACATTTAGGCCCGGCAGTAACCAAATATGAAGTATATCCGGATACTGGTGTAAAAGTCAGCCGGATTGTTAATTTAAGCGATGATTTGGCATTGGCGCTTGCCGCAAAGGATATTAGGATTGAAGCGCCTATTCCCGGAAAATCGGCGATTGGCATTGAAGTCCCTAATTCTGAAGTTGCGATGGTTTCGCTTCGCGAGGTTATTGACAATAACGTGAATGACCGGCCTGATGCGAAGCTGCTAATAGGTCTGGGCCGTGATATTTCAGGTGAAGCCGTGCTTGCTGAAATGAATAAAATGCCGCATTTGCTCGTAGCCGGATCAACGGGAAGCGGGAAAAGTGTATGCATAAATGGAATTATTACGAG
The Metabacillus sp. FJAT-52054 genome window above contains:
- a CDS encoding DNA translocase FtsK, with amino-acid sequence MAKKKRRQQKKSSGRPVFKYELAGLGMTAASIIAMARLGIAGMAIVQFFRFFAGEWHILFLIGLGAAGIYVFWYKKRPPFSSRRMIGIYLITAALLLLTHISLFEAVLARGEAGSSSVIRNTWELYAMELKGESITRDLGGGMIGALLFAASYFLFAAAGSKLIAAGMIVAGILLITDKSLQETLFKLFGPVFTFFKKQFAAFIKDMRQLPKSFKKKKRKSSVPAEKKTRRSKEDTDEPEIEVFEPISRYDEDSEPIISSFADRVEREETAPEPPPEAAFEKGTGVDPEPVPGIQISFSEVENKDYKLPPVSLLKQPQHNGQQTDKKNIYENARKLERTFQSFGVKAKVTQVHLGPAVTKYEVYPDTGVKVSRIVNLSDDLALALAAKDIRIEAPIPGKSAIGIEVPNSEVAMVSLREVIDNNVNDRPDAKLLIGLGRDISGEAVLAEMNKMPHLLVAGSTGSGKSVCINGIITSILMRAKPHEVKMMMIDPKMVELNVYNGIPHLLAPVVTDPKKASQALKKVVNEMERRYELFSHTGTRNIEGYNENIRRINAEEGEKQPELPYIVVIVDELADLMMVASSDVEDSITRLSQMARAAGIHLIIATQRPSVDVITGVIKANIPSRIAFSVSSMTDSRTILDMGGAEKLLGRGDMLFLPVGASKPVRVQGAFLSDHEVEEVVEFVIGQQKAQYQENMIPTEAAETTSEVNDDLYEEAVQLVVDMQTASVSMLQRRFRVGYTRAARLIDAMEERGVVGPYEGSKPREVLLSKGQHDEMSS
- a CDS encoding YlzJ-like family protein, with translation MILYTMMPHELVFAESGNGALEEKMAIVNGVEMIVRPCEDHSFEVVRLLSSNPNHYLKSECMPGQKISSAMVVF
- a CDS encoding ClpP family protease codes for the protein MAFSSEHQEYKITNDQSEQSEKQDDKQGSLTEKIQQLGQTNIPQMSQETNIHCLTIVGQIEGHIQLPPQNKTTKYEHVIPQIVAIEQNPKIEGLLVILNTVGGDVEAGLAIAEMLGSLSKPTVSIVLGGGHSIGVPIAVSCTHSFIAETATMTIHPVRLTGLVIGVPQTFEYLDKMQDRVVNFVTKHSNISEEKFKELMFSKGNLTRDIGTNVVGTDAVEYGLIDDVGGVGLAIKKLNELIEQTKGHDQEEQVLQ